A stretch of Desulfobulbaceae bacterium DNA encodes these proteins:
- a CDS encoding cobalt-precorrin-5B (C(1))-methyltransferase, translating into TTNAKTNPIEVEFLAGEGVGTVTKPGLALAVGEPAINPVPRQMIIEALTEAVRTVNPDLNQVIRVTIQVPGGKLLAEKTLNHRLGIVGGISILGTTGIVKPVSAEAWTATIEASMDVARQTECTEIVLSTGRTSEKGVQKIVDLPIEAFAMMGDYLQFSLEAAQKRFFTKIHLAAMWAKVMKAAMGIGQTHVRHGALEVEEAAAFIGTISKEPSLGKSLASANTAREIYQRLLDSGRTDVVKKVCLAAKNYAEKTSGLPVNVYLIDSTMKVVEHV; encoded by the coding sequence GCACAACAAATGCGAAAACAAACCCAATTGAGGTTGAATTTCTGGCAGGCGAAGGCGTGGGCACAGTAACCAAACCCGGGCTTGCTCTTGCCGTAGGCGAACCGGCGATAAACCCGGTACCCCGCCAGATGATTATAGAGGCTCTGACAGAGGCTGTTCGAACTGTAAACCCTGATTTGAACCAAGTTATTCGCGTAACAATCCAGGTGCCTGGCGGAAAATTATTGGCTGAAAAAACATTAAATCACCGACTTGGTATTGTCGGCGGAATCTCAATTTTAGGTACAACTGGTATCGTCAAGCCCGTTTCAGCGGAAGCTTGGACCGCGACAATTGAGGCCAGCATGGATGTTGCCAGGCAAACAGAATGCACCGAGATAGTTCTATCCACAGGCCGCACCTCCGAAAAAGGTGTCCAGAAAATTGTTGATCTGCCCATTGAGGCCTTCGCCATGATGGGGGATTACCTGCAATTTTCCCTGGAAGCCGCCCAGAAACGTTTCTTTACTAAAATCCATCTGGCTGCAATGTGGGCCAAAGTCATGAAGGCTGCCATGGGTATCGGCCAAACCCATGTCAGGCACGGTGCTTTAGAGGTCGAAGAGGCCGCAGCTTTTATTGGAACAATCTCTAAAGAACCGTCTCTCGGCAAGAGCTTAGCTTCCGCCAATACTGCCCGGGAGATTTATCAACGACTCCTGGATTCCGGCCGAACAGACGTTGTCAAAAAAGTATGCCTTGCAGCTAAAAACTATGCTGAAAAAACTTCCGGGCTCCCCGTCAATGTCTACTTAATTGACAGCACCATGAAGGTGGTTGAACATGTCTAA